In Plasmodium falciparum 3D7 genome assembly, chromosome: 5, the following proteins share a genomic window:
- a CDS encoding WD repeat-containing protein, putative, translating to MLSIYKRICCNNALRSICIINKFVICVSFGNIIKIINVRNINILADFVVSSSSHIYGFCYKKENNKKYGILIAHGVHKIYIYKLYINLTNEKCLLKLLKKYCTNKWILKTTFFLKKEDDMLFSNPMSSTYERHKNEKTHNIDKINNIENKDLQKIKNILIISLSNGSILLLDIYKGISSLKYKFIGIHLLYSSDIFIKHQKKCYNIYVVGGTPFNKILLWSFKINKKDITKYWCAQTNKNNNINNNKIIIPIKHFEELCGHRGIIFKVKFFKSTKYICSVSDDREGRVWYRMKNEEYIKKTNKRILEKKKNTYQMNEPSLYYYTCIKILTGHNARVWDIDMGKFKNKLFFFTCSEDSMCNVYSKNQNKFFKYSNNSSSTIRCILYHHYMQLIISGSDNGTLHIKPITSFFLETHKDLDQVKKKKYKHNNNNNNDDDNNNDDDNNNDDDNNNDDDNNNDDDNYNNYDNNNDDDNYNNYDNCGEDHISHQLCNNHIIIEDKKNDKNRLLYNSGTSINMYEKNVIKKKTCIDSINNGVQKNDTINFYVDELCKIMKKKNDWIRSVDHVNLYDVIVCTNFGRIYILKTKEKNKKLYLIYEEERENYLLTCLTFFGTQCICLGYSNGYCCFVILKEEYDNYTNCKNENNIKYNKEIENINKKQDIIFYESQFISDEKKNLQSTYFSCFNHRISEMLLVPLSCINYYNIIDSLSTNKMIKKNIDHVLYLRMRQSKQNKEENVTKKNKKNNNNNNNNNKNNNSYSSRCSSRCSSRCSSSRCSSSSFCSSSSFCSSLCTNQMLLQNMERDLDYSSYFYQIIYNHNIPNLNHISCKLLEKKEKSYSCTPTLPALSFDLSINTFLLFNFDHTGNIKIFNIEVYKNEKVEIQKMCDTMIDVKNKKSKIICVNYVLRQKRIKIEKKKKNLKEIKNVYMDEVQHKIGILLFVGDEYGCIFILYINIPIQIDENNKIIYHFNKAYIKSKEKLRVHNNRKVFDIKIIDQCIYSCGQNGNILKYELYKDERKIYSLYKLCLIKIPYYSSLYKILPTMYDIPSDVHHTKVYSNSLTKKEDHNNRHNINNNNDNNNDNNDDNNNDNNNNDNNNDNNNDNNNDNNNDNNNDNNNDNNNDNNNDNNNDNNNDNNNDNNNFYYYYNEAYHKFSTLTKEDKKKMNNIHDNIFICCFKEKKFVLYDMKKKTEYLSVECGGFRRPLSVFMKSLSNSSLSFSLCFCKEKNIYFSFKNINNKTNNIIPYEQIYYNSDFHAKNVSFLLWFDENYFCTCSEDGTIKLMYINKKKNIRNREHIQKTKQNKNVKVNNMKDIKNDIFNNNNYNIYDKKKKINYLKYELRIIQNIYNHTEPIFYMSFLKSPFYFSRKFKLFISVGAKNSANIFYAFVHNENSNGSGTYKEYTNNCPNNNNKNNNNKNNKNNILGNTIMLNNIDNSKKNAPIIYHLEKLRTHQFSSDLRYLCVHGFFNIISKVEYTYVIQTNIFIGTSIGYIFHYTGLYEFTIYNKIIFSKIIKRATIISTYNLNSTILSLSWKQICINRNYDNIDGKNIYDINNTNDNNIYDKNYTNDNNIYDKNNTNDNNIYDKNNTNDNNIYDKNNTNDNNIYDKNNTNDNNIYDKNNTNDNNIYDKNNTNDNNIYDKNNIMSLKNYDMPPKEQYITNDNIFITKDQYKTNFTKYELVNILFCGLNNGMIIIYQLDKKLKLLKKIHIHQNGINKICVKKKQKDYLQIYTCSDDQSINILIFKMIYIQNNKLKKLIIIQNTKCTHAHLSSIRSLYMFSNYLLSVSWDQYIHIWKIQKNEKKIYFLNKIRQIKTSVYDVSCINSFVRKKYKNIQNNQNNSIKYKVYLCVSGINGSMEVFHLKFVP from the coding sequence atgcttagtatatataaaagaatttgTTGTAATAATGCACTAAGAtccatatgtattataaataaatttgtaATATGTGTTTCTTTcggaaatattataaaaataataaatgtacgaaatataaatatcttaGCAGATTTTGTAGTATCTAGCAGTAGTCATATATATGGCTTTTGTtataagaaagaaaataataaaaaatatggtaTATTAATAGCACATGgtgtacataaaatatatatttataaattatatattaatttaacaaatgaaaaatgcTTATTaaagttattaaaaaaatattgtacGAACAAATGGATTTTAAAaacaactttttttttaaaaaaggaagATGACATGCTTTTTTCAAATCCCATGTCCTCTACTTATGAGAgacataaaaatgaaaagacacataatatagataaaataaataatatagaaaataaagatttacaaaaaattaaaaacattCTTATCATATCATTAAGTAACGGGAGTATTTTATTactagatatatataaaggtaTAAGctcattaaaatataaatttataggtatacatttattatatagttctgatatattcataaagcatcaaaaaaaatgttacaaCATTTATGTCGTAGGAGGTACtccatttaataaaatattattgtgGTCATTTaagattaataaaaaagatattacaaaatattgGTGTGctcaaacaaataaaaataataacataaataataataaaattattataccaATAAAACATTTCGAAGAATTATGTGGACATAGAGGTATCATTTTTAaagttaaattttttaaaagcaCAAAATATATCTGCTCAGTTTCTGATGATAGAGAAGGACGTGTATGGTATAGGATGAAGaatgaagaatatattaagaaaacaaataaaaggatattagaaaaaaaaaaaaatacatatcaAATGAATGAACcctctttatattattatacatgcataaaaatattaacagGTCATAATGCTAGAGTATGGGATATAGATATGGGGaagtttaaaaataaattatttttttttacatgtaGTGAAGATAGTATGTGTAATGTTTATTCTAAAAATCAAAACAAGTTTTTCaaatattcaaataatagTTCTAGCACAATCAgatgtatattatatcatcattacaTGCAATTAATTATATCAGGCTCGGATAATGGCACCTTACACATTAAACCCAtaacttctttttttttagaaacaCACAAGGATTTAGAccaggtaaaaaaaaaaaaatataaacataataataataataataatgatgatgataataataatgatgatgataataataatgatgatgataataataatgatgatgataataataatgatgatgataattataataattatgataataataatgatgatgataattataataattatgataattgtGGAGAGGATCACATTTCACACCAACTTTGTAATAACCATATAATAAttgaagataaaaaaaatgataaaaatagaCTTCTTTATAATTCCGGTACatcaataaatatgtatgaaaaaaatgttataaaaaaaaaaacttgtATCGATTCTATAAATAATGGTGTACAAAAGAACGATACgattaatttttatgtagatgaattatgtaaaattatgaaaaagaaaaatgattgGATAAGATCTGTAGATCAtgtaaatttatatgatgTAATAGTTTGTACAAATTTTGGaagaatatacattttaaaaacaaaagaaaaaaataaaaagttatatttaatatatgaagaaGAACGAGAGAATTATTTGTTGACATGTTTAACTTTTTTTGGAACTCAATGTATATGTTTAGGATATAGTAATGGATATTGCtgttttgttattttaaaagaggaatatgataattatacaaattgtaaaaatgaaaataatataaaatataataaagaaatagaaaatataaataaaaagcaggatattatattttatgaatcTCAATTTATATctgatgaaaagaaaaatttacaATCAACATATTTCTCATGTTTTAATCATCGCATAAGTGAAATGTTGTTAGTACCATTATcatgtataaattattataatatcattGATTCGCTTTCTactaataaaatgataaaaaaaaatattgatcACGTTTTGTATTTACGTATGCGTCAGagtaaacaaaataaagaagaaaatgtaacaaaaaaaaataaaaaaaataataataataataataataataataaaaataataatagttataGTAGTCGTTGTAGTAGTCGTTGTAGTAGTCGTTGTAGTAGTAGTCGttgtagtagtagtagtttttgtagtagtagtagtttTTGTAGTAGTTTATGTACAAACCAAATGTTGTTACAAAATATGGAAAGAGATTTAGATTATTCTTCctatttttatcaaattatatataatcataatatacCAAATTTAAATCATATATCATGCAAacttttagaaaaaaaagaaaaatcatATTCATGTACCCCAACCCTACCAGCTTTATCATTTGATCTAAGTATAAacacatttttattgttCAACTTTGATCATAcgggaaatataaaaatttttaatatcgaagtttataaaaatgaaaaggtaGAAATCCAAAAAATGTGCGATACAATGATTGAcgtaaaaaataagaaatccAAAATAATATGTGTTAATTATGTTTTAAGAcagaaaagaataaaaatagaaaagaaaaaaaagaatttaaaagaaataaaaaatgtgtatatGGATGAAGTACAACATAAAATaggtattttattattcgtAGGAGATGAATATGgatgtatttttattctttatattaatatacctATACAAatagatgaaaataataaaattatttatcattttaataaAGCTTATATTAAATCCAAAGAAAAATTACGTgttcataataatagaaaAGTGTTCGATATAAAAATCATTGATcaatgtatatattcatgTGGCCAGAATGGTAATATACttaaatatgaattatataaagatgaaagaaaaatatattctttatataaattatgtttaattaaaatacCTTATTattcttcattatataaaatattgccTACTATGTATGATATACCAAGCGATGTACATCATACAAAGGTGTATTCTAATAGCTTAACAAAGAAAGAGGACCACAACAATAGGCACAACatcaacaataataatgacaataataatgataataatgatgataataataatgataataataataatgacaataataatgataataataatgacaataataatgataataataatgacaataataatgataataataatgacaataataatgataataataatgacaataataatgataataataatgacaataataatgataataataatttttattattattataatgaggCGTATCATAAATTTTCTACCCTTACCAaggaagataaaaaaaaaatgaataacaTACAcgataatatattcatttgttgttttaaagaaaaaaaatttgtccTATAcgatatgaaaaaaaaaacagaataTTTATCTGTTGAATGTGGTGGCTTTAGAAGACCTTTAAGTGTATTTATGAAAAGTCTTTCGAATAGTTCTTTAAGCTTTTCTTTATGTTTCTGTAAAGAAaagaacatatatttttcttttaaaaatattaataacaaaacaaataatattataccatatgaacaaatatattacaattcTGATTTTCATGCAAAAAAtgtttcttttcttctaTGGTTTgatgaaaattatttttgtaCTTGTTCAGAGGATGGGACCATCAAATTAATGTACAtaaataagaagaaaaatataaggaACAGAGAACATatacaaaaaacaaaacaaaacaaaaatgtaaaGGTCAATAATATgaaggatataaaaaatgatatatttaataacaataattataatatatatgacaaaaagaaaaaaattaattatttgaaATATGAGTTAAGaattattcaaaatatatataatcatacagaacctattttttatatgtcatTTTTGAAAAgtccattttatttttctagaAAATTTAAATTGTTTATATCAGTTGGTGCAAAAAATTCGgctaatattttttatgcaTTTGTTCATAATGAAAATTCAAATGGATCAGGTACATATAAGGAGTATACAAATAATTGTcccaataataataataaaaataataataataaaaataataaaaataatatattaggtAATACTATAATGCTTAACAATATCGATAATTCAAAAAAGAATGCACCTATCATTTATCATTTAGAAAAATTGAGAACTCACCAATTTTCTAGCGACTTAAGATATTTATGTGTACAtggtttttttaatattatttccaAGGtagaatatacatatgttatTCAAACGAACATCTTTATAGGTACATCTATaggatatatatttcattacaCTGGGTTATATGAATTcactatttataataaaatcatcttctcaaaaattattaaacgTGCAACTATTATATCTACATATAATTTGAACAGCACAATATTGTCCTTGAGCTGGAAACAAATATGTATCAATAGAAATTATGACAATATAGAtggtaaaaatatttatgatataaataatacaaatgacaataatatttatgataaaaattatacaaatgacaataatatttatgataaaaataatacaaatgacaataatatttatgataaaaataatacaaatgacaataatatttatgataaaaataatacaaatgacaataatatttatgataaaaataatacaaatgacaataatatttatgataaaaataatacaaatgacaataatatttatgataaaaataatacaaatgacaataatatttatgataaaaacaatattatGTCGTTAAAGAATTATGATATGCCCCCAAAAGaacaatatataacaaatgataacatatttataacgAAAGAtcaatataaaacaaatttcACAAAATATGAActagtaaatatattattttgtggaTTAAATAATggtatgataattatttatcagcttgataaaaaattgaaattattaaaaaaaattcatattcaTCAAAatggtataaataaaatatgtgttaaaaaaaaacaaaaagactacttacaaatatatacatgcTCAGATGATCaatctataaatatattaatttttaaaatgatatatatacaaaataataaattaaaaaaacttATCATAATACAAAATACAAAATGTACACATGCACATTTATCATCCATTAGatctttatatatgttttctaATTACCTTTTAAGTGTATCATGGGatcaatatatacatatttggaaaatacaaaaaaatgaaaaaaaaatttattttttaaacaaaatTAGACAAATTAAAACATCCGTGTATGATGTCTCTTGTATAAATTCTTttgtaagaaaaaaatataaaaacatacaaaacaatcaaaataatagtattaaatataaagttTATTTATGTGTGTCAGGAATTAATGGTAGTATGGAAGTATTCCATCTCAAATTTGTTccataa
- a CDS encoding RNA methyltransferase, putative produces the protein MIIHNFFVSSFRQKVHNLNIFKRRNTKILFYSTINCNIINNEITPKEDSLKPHWINMDNNKKLKNKCVDDETYKNEEANLQNNEYLYISKKSRMMKYIIRLRKKKNFRKKNNSFFVKDSNTILHLSKNKNIQFEAVLGTNKDILNNFKNKQCTKLYYINKDILNYIFSDTLNVRRQDKNDAVAIIKIPCLSNKINNIKFLLVLDRIRYAYNLGKILNVAYSFNIDCLYYTKHTADPYNPKVMEITKGTHLNIPHIFGNYQELEQLCKEHKLIPIVAHTKGQNIDTFFKKNKIKNNNINGICLILGSESTGPHTDVFKYAHPIQLPMHEMTNSLNVFVAASILIHYIKKCCL, from the exons atgattatacataatttttttgtttcttcaTTTCGACAGAAGGTTCATAACTTGaacatatttaaaagaagaaatacgaaaattttattttattccaCAATAAATTGCAATATCATTAACAATGAGATAACACCTAAGGAGGATAGTTTAAAACCTCACTGGATTAAcatggataataataaaaagctTAAGAATAAATGTGTAGATGATGAgacttataaaaatgaagaggcAAACCTTCAgaataatgaatatttatatatatctaagaAATCTAGGatgatgaaatatattataagattacgaaaaaaaaaaaactttcgaaaaaaaaacaattcattttttgttaaaGATTCTAATACAATTTTGcatttatcaaaaaataagaatatacaATTTGAAGCAGTCCTAGGAacaaataaagatatattaaataattttaaaaataagcaATGTACaaagttatattatataaataaagatatattaaattatattttttctgaCACCTTAAATGTAAGGAGAcaagataaaaatgatgcTGTGGCTATAATAAAGATACCATGTTTATCAAATAAaatcaataatattaaatttttattagtaCTTGATCGAATTCGATATGCATATAATCttggaaaaatattaaatgttgCATATTCATTCAATATagattgtttatattatacgaAACATACTGCAGATCCTTATAACCCGAAGGTGATGGAAATAACAAAAGGTACACATCTAAATATTCCTCATATATTTGGAAATTATCAAGAACTAGAACAATTATGTAAGGAACACAAATTAATACCTATCGTAGCACATACGAAAGGACAAAATATAGAtaccttttttaaaaaaaataaaattaaaaataataatataaatggtaTCTGTCTCATATTAGGAAGTGAATCAACAGGCCCCCACACAGACGTATTTAAATATGCCCATCC GATTCAATTACCAATGCACGAAATGACCAACTCCCTAAACGTTTTTGTCGCAGCCAGTAttttaattcattatattaaaaaatgttgtTTATAA
- a CDS encoding inner membrane complex protein 1g, putative encodes MCSTNKNLACCKGDNVFDGQINGNESYPQVVNKQLPPKVLEPIIQNKIVEIPKEVYLEKIVEVPQIKTVERIVEQIRPVIKYKNVYKPKIVYVEKVKNVDKIIYQEKIVEVPQIKTVEKIVEVPVYVNRERIITVPRYMVVEKVIPVLKTSKRESIMEVPEVNCPHIDISKEVEDKEEIPINELKENQTISLADEKEIQILNDLTSQKVDSNATINMEGEQDTTVDTITQENFCGTVSCNFLPNYPNFSKIGNPLCKGGPEKEKRFSSISIYKSKDSGFPSIRIAKTPQMFQRNLYCSYA; translated from the coding sequence ATGTGTTCTACAAATAAGAATTTAGCTTGCTGCAAAGGAGATAATGTTTTCGATGGACAAATAAATGGAAATGAATCATACCCCCAAGTAGTAAATAAACAATTACCACCTAAGGTATTAGAACCCataattcaaaataaaatagttGAAATACCCAAAGAAGTATATCTTGAAAAGATTGTAGAAGTTCCTCAAATAAAAACTGTAGAAAGAATAGTGGAACAGATAAGGCCCGTTATTAAGTACAAAAATGTGTATAAACCCAAAATTGTATATGttgaaaaagtaaaaaatgtagataaaattatataccaAGAGAAAATTGTTGAAGTTCCACAAATAAAAACTGTTGAAAAAATTGTAGAAGTCCCAGTATATGTTAACAGAGAAAGAATTATTACTGTTCCAAGATATATGGTTGTAGAAAAAGTAATACCCGTATTAAAAACATCCAAAAGAGAAAGTATAATGGAAGTTCCAGAAGTTAATTGCCCACACATTGATATAAGTAAAGAAGTAGAagataaagaagaaataccAATTAACGAATTAAAAGAGAACCAAACCATAAGTCTTGctgatgaaaaagaaatcCAAATATTAAATGACTTAACTAGCCAAAAGGTAGATTCTAATGCAACCATTAATATGGAAGGTGAACAAGATACAACTGTAGATACTATTACACAAGAAAACTTCTGTGGAACAGTTAGTTGTAATTTCTTACCAAATTATCCAAACTTCTCCAAAATTGGAAACCCATTATGCAAAGGAGGTccagaaaaagaaaaacgtTTTTCAAGTATCAGCATCTACAAATCAAAGGATTCAGGATTCCCAAGTATAAGAATTGCAAAAACTCCACAAATGTTCCAAAGAAATCTTTACTGTTCATATGCTTAA